The following proteins are co-located in the Candidatus Thorarchaeota archaeon genome:
- a CDS encoding ADP-ribosylglycohydrolase family protein: protein MVITSRDRYEGCLLGLAVGDALGGPTEFLSYEQIRIRWPPDGVTSFMSFRDLPPGSFTDDTEMSIAVARGLTRSQDLSSESILSSIAYEFVEWAKKTRPARSPGLTCMQGVHQLATGVHWSQSGDNDSKGCGSAMRSAPIGLAYPHALDALRFYASKVSLMTHGSPVATAGSVATAYLVARSLDGIPVMNLLPDLVSFTMPISLEFAGHVQKVIHLTMTSSVRQAHRELGDGWTAEEAVAGAAYANTLHPQSFRDIVLEAANSGGDCDSKACIAGAIAGARLGVQAIPAEWREEVEGRDDLIVLAGELLLLQSRLAQL, encoded by the coding sequence ATGGTGATAACCTCCAGAGACCGATATGAGGGATGCCTGCTGGGGCTTGCGGTCGGAGATGCGCTTGGGGGTCCGACCGAGTTTCTCAGCTATGAACAGATACGTATACGTTGGCCGCCTGACGGTGTCACGTCCTTCATGTCGTTCAGGGACCTTCCACCCGGCTCATTCACTGACGACACTGAGATGTCAATCGCAGTGGCACGAGGCCTGACTCGCTCGCAAGACCTGAGTTCGGAGTCTATCCTGAGCAGCATAGCATACGAGTTCGTGGAGTGGGCCAAGAAGACTCGGCCAGCTCGTTCTCCGGGACTCACATGTATGCAAGGAGTGCACCAGCTGGCCACTGGAGTCCACTGGTCTCAGTCGGGTGACAACGACTCGAAGGGGTGTGGGAGCGCGATGCGGTCCGCTCCAATCGGGCTCGCGTATCCTCATGCGCTGGATGCTCTGCGATTCTACGCATCGAAGGTGTCCTTGATGACACATGGCAGTCCGGTGGCAACAGCAGGCTCTGTAGCAACGGCCTACCTTGTGGCCAGGTCGCTCGATGGCATCCCGGTCATGAACCTCCTGCCTGACCTTGTGTCGTTCACAATGCCGATTAGCCTGGAGTTTGCGGGACATGTGCAGAAGGTGATTCACCTTACCATGACCAGTTCGGTGAGACAGGCACACCGTGAACTGGGCGATGGATGGACGGCGGAGGAGGCTGTCGCGGGAGCTGCATATGCGAACACACTTCATCCTCAGTCGTTCAGGGATATCGTGCTGGAGGCTGCAAACTCAGGCGGTGATTGTGACTCGAAGGCTTGCATTGCAGGAGCCATAGCTGGTGCGCGCCTCGGAGTTCAGGCCATCCCCGCGGAGTGGAGAGAGGAAGTCGAGGGCAGAGATGATCTTATCGTCCTTGCTGGAGAACTCCTACTACTCCAGAGTCGACTGGCTCAGCTCTAG